A region from the Sulfitobacter sp. D7 genome encodes:
- a CDS encoding aminoglycoside phosphotransferase family protein has protein sequence MTERAALIEGFLQTSGWAGGTRKLLAGDASNRRYDRLRKANGDRAILMDAPAERGEDVRPFLDVAAHLTACGLSAPQIYHKDSDHGLLLIEDLGDDLFARLMAADPAWELPLYRAAADVLVKLHSAPLPELPLCDADWLTDMAAPAFDFYAPVGRQVASAAFAQAFRPLVAALDDAPKVVILRDYHAENLLWLPQREGAARVGLLDFQDALLGHPAYDLVSILQDARRDVPRAVEAQIIDYYLAQTEQEAAPFRRAYALLGAQRNLRILGIFARLCLRDGKPHYVDLIPRVWQHLQHNLRHPALAAVADSIAGVLPPPTPELLEHLKSQCATIPTPS, from the coding sequence ACCCGAAAGCTGCTGGCGGGCGACGCCTCCAACCGGCGGTATGACCGGCTGCGCAAAGCGAATGGGGATAGGGCCATCTTGATGGATGCCCCAGCCGAACGCGGCGAAGACGTGCGCCCCTTCCTTGATGTCGCGGCGCATCTGACGGCCTGCGGCCTCAGCGCGCCACAGATTTACCACAAGGACAGCGACCACGGGCTGCTGCTGATCGAAGACCTTGGCGATGATCTTTTCGCCCGGCTGATGGCGGCCGATCCCGCTTGGGAACTTCCGCTTTACCGCGCCGCCGCAGACGTATTGGTCAAACTTCACAGCGCCCCTTTGCCGGAACTGCCGCTTTGCGATGCCGATTGGCTGACCGATATGGCAGCCCCCGCATTTGACTTTTACGCACCCGTGGGTAGGCAAGTGGCAAGCGCCGCTTTTGCGCAGGCTTTCCGCCCCCTCGTCGCTGCGCTGGATGACGCCCCCAAGGTCGTGATCCTGCGCGACTATCACGCCGAAAATCTGCTTTGGCTGCCGCAGCGCGAAGGTGCCGCGCGCGTCGGGTTGCTGGATTTCCAGGACGCGCTGCTGGGCCATCCGGCCTATGATCTGGTCTCAATCCTGCAAGACGCCCGCCGTGATGTTCCCCGCGCGGTGGAGGCACAGATCATCGACTATTACCTTGCCCAGACCGAACAAGAAGCCGCCCCCTTTCGCCGCGCCTATGCGCTGCTTGGTGCCCAGCGCAATCTGCGCATTCTGGGCATCTTTGCGCGCCTTTGCCTACGCGATGGCAAACCGCATTACGTCGATCTGATCCCCCGTGTGTGGCAGCATCTGCAACATAACCTGCGTCATCCCGCGCTTGCCGCGGTGGCGGATTCTATCGCGGGCGTGCTGCCCCCTCCGACCCCCGAATTATTGGAGCATCTAAAAAGCCAATGCGCGACTATCCCGACGCCATCATGA